A window from Cyprinus carpio isolate SPL01 chromosome A11, ASM1834038v1, whole genome shotgun sequence encodes these proteins:
- the LOC109085116 gene encoding protein FAM174C-like isoform X2 — protein sequence MTHLRLLPLVLTLWAVSFADDAGNKPSTTKPPALKSASSISGSNVTEEAHRSNTTANTKMGFNLDGAMVNRALYVLIGITAIGVLYFLVRAVRLKKTGVQRKKYGLLSNYDDTVEMGHLESDEDDTTVYEARSLRR from the exons ATGACACATTTAAGACTTCTGCCTCTGGTTTTGACTTTGTGGGCTGTTTCTTTCGCCGATGACGCGGGCAATAAGCCCAGCACCACTAAACCTCCCGCACTCAAGAGCGCTTCCAGCATCAGCGGCAGTAACGTCACAGAAGAGGCTCACAGAAGTAACACCACCGCCAACACAAAAATGGGCTTCAATCTGGACGGCGCGATGGTAAACAGGGCTCTGTATGTCCTGATCGGGATCACTGCCATCGGAGTTCTGTATTTCCTGGTGAGAGCAGTCCG TCTGAAGAAAACCGGTGTTCAGAGAAAGAAATACGGGCTGCTGTCAAACTATGACGACACGGTGGAAATGGGCCACCTGGAAAGCGACGAGGACGATACTACGGTTTATGAAGCCAGATCTTTGAGAAGGTAG
- the LOC109085116 gene encoding protein FAM174C-like isoform X1, whose protein sequence is MTHLRLLPLVLTLWAVSFADDAGNKPSTTKPPALKSASSISGSNVTEEAHRSNTTANTKMGFNLDGAMVNRALYVLIGITAIGVLYFLVRAVRLKKTGVQRKKYGLLSNYDDTVEMGHLESDEDDTTVYEARSLRR, encoded by the exons ATGACACATTTAAGACTTCTGCCTCTGGTTTTGACTTTGTGGGCTGTTTCTTTCGCCGATGACGCGGGCAATAAGCCCAGCACCACTAAACCTCCCGCACTCAAGAGCGCTTCCAGCATCAGCGGCAGTAACGTCACAGAAGAGGCTCACAGAAGTAACACCACCGCCAACACAAAAATGGGCTTCAATCTGGACGGCGCGATGGTAAACAGGGCTCTGTATGTCCTGATCGGGATCACTGCCATCGGAGTTCTGTATTTCCTGGTGAGAGCAGTCCG TCTGAAGAAAACCGGTGTTCAGAGAAAGAAATACGGGCTGCTGTCAAACTATGACGACACGGTGGAAATGGGCCACCTGGAAAGCGACGAGGACGATACTACGGTTTATGAAGCCAGATCTTTGAGAAG ATGA